A single Streptomyces mirabilis DNA region contains:
- a CDS encoding DUF742 domain-containing protein: MTAGEPSAADDDAWGAEHPPSIVRPFLLTAGRIAGGDSLVPTIPIETQVVATDLGLATLDAFVFDQHRDIITVCRQPQSLAEIAAKLRMHLNVIRVLADDLRADGQLALYAPQAESARDATVLRRVIDGLRAIPDSRGAIRER; the protein is encoded by the coding sequence ATGACGGCCGGCGAGCCATCAGCCGCCGACGACGACGCATGGGGAGCGGAGCACCCCCCGTCGATCGTCAGGCCATTCCTGCTGACCGCGGGGCGGATCGCCGGCGGTGACAGTCTGGTGCCGACGATTCCGATCGAGACGCAGGTCGTCGCGACGGATCTCGGTCTGGCCACGCTGGACGCCTTCGTCTTCGACCAGCACCGCGACATCATCACGGTCTGCCGCCAGCCGCAGTCGCTGGCGGAGATCGCGGCGAAACTGCGGATGCATTTGAATGTGATCAGGGTGCTCGCCGACGATCTGCGCGCCGACGGTCAACTGGCCTTGTACGCACCGCAGGCCGAATCCGCCCGCGACGCCACCGTATTGCGAAGGGTTATCGATGGTCTCCGAGCTATCCCCGACTCCCGGGGCGCGATCCGTGAGCGCTGA
- a CDS encoding roadblock/LC7 domain-containing protein: MWTGGPESAAVEQATDVKAAAADFNWLLNRFATETAGVVDVIGVSSDGLLIAVSQLRGKADSERLAAIVSGITSLAMGASGNYGLGGLNKVIIDLEEGHVLVSALGAGAVLGVVASKEAKLGNIAYEMTLFANRAGAALSPQLVMELKNTVGIAPTG, from the coding sequence ATGTGGACAGGTGGACCGGAGTCCGCGGCCGTGGAACAGGCGACGGACGTGAAGGCCGCCGCTGCCGACTTCAATTGGCTGCTCAATCGTTTCGCCACCGAGACCGCCGGCGTCGTCGACGTGATCGGGGTGTCCTCCGACGGTCTGTTGATCGCGGTGTCCCAACTACGCGGCAAGGCGGACTCGGAGCGGCTCGCGGCCATCGTCTCCGGGATCACCAGCCTCGCCATGGGCGCGTCCGGCAACTACGGCCTCGGCGGGCTCAACAAGGTCATCATCGACCTGGAGGAAGGGCACGTCCTGGTGTCCGCGCTCGGCGCGGGCGCGGTGCTCGGCGTGGTCGCCTCCAAGGAGGCGAAGCTCGGGAACATCGCGTACGAGATGACCCTCTTCGCCAACCGCGCCGGTGCCGCTCTGAGCCCGCAACTGGTCATGGAGCTCAAGAACACCGTGGGGATCGCGCCGACCGGTTGA